The genomic window GAGATACTTTCATCTAATGATCGCATATATTTTACTATTTGTGGCTCAACACAAGAGCTACACGAAAAATATCGTGTAGGTAGTAAGCTTCAAGATATCTTGGATAACCATCAAGGATTTATTTCGACAAATAAAGAAGGGATCGATCATATACAGCATATTATGTTCAAATATAATCGTGAAGATTATGAAAGTGAGGCGATGAAGAACATAATTGCCCGCTTTAGTAAAACTTTCAATGTCGACACTGAAGGACAGCGAACATTTAATGAGTATGTAAAATCCTTTGATAAGGATTTAATACGTCCTGAAGATGAAAGAAAAAGAGCGATTGATGCTTTATTTAATATAAAACCATCACCAGGTGAGAGTGAGGATATTGAAATAAAATGCATGAGTCTTAGAGATCGTAAAATTTATATTGATCAATTTGGACAAATATCACCTTGTTATGGCCATGCTGAATACGAGGGACCAGGACATTTTTCTGGAGAAGTATTTGATTATGGTGAAGTATTAAGCTTTAAATTTAAAGACTGTTTTAAATGTGAAAGAAGAATTCAAAAATTAATTGATGTAATGGAGTTAGACTTTGTCTGCTAGTAATGATGCCCTTATTCGTAGTGAGAGAATTGAAATTGATCTCACTGGTACTTGTAATGCAAAGTGTCCTTTGTGTGCACGTAACTATAAGCATATTGAAGTTAAATATAATGAGAGACACTTGAATGAGATTACTAATCAATTAGATCAGTTTCCAAATGCAAAGTATGTACATTTGGTAGGTGCTTTCTCTGAACCAACATTATATCGCTCTATTTTTGATCTTTGTCGTTATTTAAGAAAAAGAGATATCACAATTGAAATATGTACAAATGGTGACACTCACAATCCTGAATGGTGGGCCGAGTTAGGTACGATATTAGGTCCTGATGATAGTGTCTACTTTACAGTTTGTGGTTCAACACAAGAGCTTCACGAAATCTATCGAGTTAATACTAGTCTTGCTAATATTAGGGCCAATGCGAAGGCCTTTCGTGAAACAAATCCCTATGGAATTGATTATATCCAACATATCTTATTCGATTACAATGCTGAAGATCTTGAAAATGGAAGTATGGAT from Halobacteriovorax sp. DA5 includes these protein-coding regions:
- a CDS encoding radical SAM protein is translated as MSASNDALIRSERIEIDLTGTCNAKCPLCARNYKHIEVKYNERHLNEITNQLDQFPNAKYVHLVGAFSEPTLYRSIFDLCRYLRKRDITIEICTNGDTHNPEWWAELGTILGPDDSVYFTVCGSTQELHEIYRVNTSLANIRANAKAFRETNPYGIDYIQHILFDYNAEDLENGSMDELLNEFSNINLTQTLYRRETEVYKNPFNLDKMLITPELKRKYDVIINSAKKKWGEKVSGSKDYDIDCRSFHNKSIHIDQHGTVFPCYVWLEESRLEKWDLDYKKIQNFEYECCQICEKNCKRLMDMWELEIL
- a CDS encoding radical SAM protein; the protein is MSCKQTTLHRSEILELEMDLTGTCNLRCPLCTRNYAHAGHLLKRNVRSYEQIKEQLDTFTNLEVFYMAGNISEPTLHPEVKDICRYLVERGVAIELFTNGSTHNPEWWAELGEILSSNDRIYFTICGSTQELHEKYRVGSKLQDILDNHQGFISTNKEGIDHIQHIMFKYNREDYESEAMKNIIARFSKTFNVDTEGQRTFNEYVKSFDKDLIRPEDERKRAIDALFNIKPSPGESEDIEIKCMSLRDRKIYIDQFGQISPCYGHAEYEGPGHFSGEVFDYGEVLSFKFKDCFKCERRIQKLIDVMELDFVC